The genome window CTGCCGCCGAGGCGCTCGGTTCGCTTGGGGACGTCAGTGCGGTCGAGCCGCTAATCGGTGCGCTCGGGGACAAGAACTTGATGGTCCAAGAGACTGCCGCCGAGGCGCTCGGTTCGCTTGGGGACGTCAGTGCGGTCGAGCCGCTAATCGGTGCGCTCGGGGACAAGAACTGGTCTGTCCAAAGGGCTGCCGCCGAGGCGCTCGGTTCGCTTGGGGACGTCAGTGCGGTCGAGCCGCTAATCGGTGCGCTCGGGGACAAGAACTCGTATACCCGCAAGGCCGCGGCTAAGGCGCTCGGAAAGTTGGGGGAGGCACATTGGAAGACATGGGTTCTCGGCATGGACAACGACCTCCTGCGACTGGGAGAAAGCGGTGACGCGCGTGCCTTCGAGCCGCTCATCAGTGCACTCAAACACTGGCATTTGCTCGTCTGGACGGCTGCCAAGGCGCTCGGTGAGCTCGGAGATGGGCGTGCGGTCGAGCCGCTAATCGGTGCGCTCGGGCACTGGGATTCGGACGTCCGAAGTTCCGCCGCCTGGGCGCTCGGCGCACTCGGGGACGCCCGTGCGGTCGAGCCGCTGGTCCGCGCGCTCGGGGACGAGAAATCGTATACCCGCAAGGCCGCGGCTAAGGCGCTGGGTGAGCTAAGCGACACGCGGGCCGTCGACCCGCTCATCCTCGCCCTTACGGATAAGGACGCGGATGTCCGGCAGTGTGCTGCCAAGGCGCTGGCGTTGTTGGGCCATCCGGAGTGGGCCCAGTGGGTCAAGGGCGAAGACGATGATTTCCTGCGACTTGGGCGTAGCGGCAAGTCAGAGGTGGTCGAGCCGCTAATCGGTGCGCTCGGGCACTGGGATTCGGACGTCCGAAGTTCCGCCGCCTGGGCGCTCGGCGCACTCGGGGACGCCCGTGCGGTCGAGCCGCTGGTCCGCGCGCTAGGAGGCAAATGTGATGGCCGCGGGGCTGCAGCCAAAGCGCTGGGTGAGCTAAGCGACACGCGGGCCGTCGACCCGCTCATCCGCGCCCTTACGGATAAGGACGCGGATGTCCGGCAGTGTGCTGCCAAGGCGCTGGCGTTGTTGGGCCATCCGGAGTGGGCCCGGTGGGTCAAGGGCGAAAACGATGATTTCCTGCGACTTGGGCGTAGCGGCAAGTCAGAGGTGGTCGAGCCGTTAATCCGAGTCCTCAGAGAACGGGACGCGGAACTCCGGGAGCACGCCGTCGAGGTCTTGGGGAAGCTGGGCGACACCCGAGCCGTCGCCCCGCTCATCCGCGCCCTTACGGATGAGGACGCGGATGTCCGGCAGTGTGCTGCCGAGGTACTCGGGAAGTTGGGCGACACGCGAGCGGTCGAACCGCTCATCCGCGCCCTCAACGACGGCGATGGCTATGGACATAAAATCCACGAGGCCGTCGCTAAGGCGCTAGGGGAG of Candidatus Alcyoniella australis contains these proteins:
- a CDS encoding HEAT repeat domain-containing protein; translated protein: AAEALGSLGDVSAVEPLIGALGDKNLMVQETAAEALGSLGDVSAVEPLIGALGDKNWSVQRAAAEALGSLGDVSAVEPLIGALGDKNSYTRKAAAKALGKLGEAHWKTWVLGMDNDLLRLGESGDARAFEPLISALKHWHLLVWTAAKALGELGDGRAVEPLIGALGHWDSDVRSSAAWALGALGDARAVEPLVRALGDEKSYTRKAAAKALGELSDTRAVDPLILALTDKDADVRQCAAKALALLGHPEWAQWVKGEDDDFLRLGRSGKSEVVEPLIGALGHWDSDVRSSAAWALGALGDARAVEPLVRALGGKCDGRGAAAKALGELSDTRAVDPLIRALTDKDADVRQCAAKALALLGHPEWARWVKGENDDFLRLGRSGKSEVVEPLIRVLRERDAELREHAVEVLGKLGDTRAVAPLIRALTDEDADVRQCAAEVLGKLGDTRAVEPLIRALNDGDGYGHKIHEAVAKALGELGDTRAVEPLIGALGSEVANVRLRAAEALWALGDVRAIKPLVGVVRDTDWRVMKAAADGLMNLGDARAAGAVSHAIGILFDPNEFSTGFKLMASCYRLLFSTLSPELLAGCTIHEGKIHAKGDDWSFCLVIGSPDEAKLEYVHRAFDTIEGRGLLPPGRRFNSGIVGNKERDLVWTGKVDAAGRLIGIRDMYSVFAEWIKDLPGTSWRMGPSEGGE